From one Agathobaculum sp. NTUH-O15-33 genomic stretch:
- a CDS encoding HD-GYP domain-containing protein, which produces MKKQGTILIVDDTEMNRAMLADMLADDYQIIEASNGAEAVEALKRRQDEISLVLLDIVMPEMDGFEVLAMMNKNDWIARIPVITISSETASSYIDHAYDLGASEYISRPFDEKTVKRRVHNIIMLYSKQKELEGMVAEQVVEKEKNNFLMVEILSNIVEFRNGESGLHVLHIRTLTEIFLRKLQEMTDRYPLSAAKIALIVNASALHDIGKISIPENILNKPGRLTTEEFEVMKTHSEIGAAIMKDAMLRHHEELIEVSYSICRWHHERYDGRGYPDRLKGDDIPIEAQVVALADVYDALTSERVYKAAYSHETALNMILGGECGTFNPLLMDCLRQVAPFLKEELRLHSQGEVNEENIRALSSQILTGKKISSRTLSLLEQERTKYQFFASMSNEIQFEYNYHTDVLTMSEWGARQLGLSMLIEHPAENAEMRRVFREADYQDLRDRLRSATPDRPIAKASYRLHVGGQERWFKAVARPLWENESSGEVVGAIGKFVDIHEEQTQLARLQELAAKNDAALTQKN; this is translated from the coding sequence ATGAAAAAGCAAGGCACGATCCTGATCGTGGACGATACCGAGATGAACCGCGCGATGCTTGCCGATATGCTGGCGGACGATTATCAGATCATCGAAGCGTCCAACGGCGCGGAAGCGGTCGAAGCACTGAAAAGAAGGCAGGATGAGATCTCTCTGGTCCTGCTTGATATTGTCATGCCCGAAATGGATGGGTTTGAAGTGCTGGCCATGATGAACAAAAACGACTGGATCGCGCGCATTCCGGTCATCACGATCTCTTCCGAAACCGCCTCCTCCTATATCGATCACGCGTATGATCTGGGGGCGAGCGAATATATCAGCCGCCCGTTTGACGAAAAGACGGTCAAGCGCCGCGTCCATAACATTATCATGCTCTATTCCAAACAGAAGGAATTAGAGGGCATGGTGGCCGAGCAGGTCGTGGAAAAGGAAAAGAATAACTTTTTGATGGTCGAAATCCTGAGCAATATCGTGGAATTTCGTAATGGCGAAAGCGGTCTGCATGTGCTGCATATCCGCACGCTGACCGAGATATTCCTGCGCAAGCTGCAGGAAATGACCGACCGATACCCGCTTTCCGCGGCTAAGATCGCGCTCATCGTCAACGCTTCCGCGCTGCACGATATCGGTAAGATATCCATCCCGGAAAATATCCTCAACAAGCCCGGTCGGCTGACGACCGAGGAGTTTGAGGTCATGAAAACGCACAGCGAGATCGGCGCCGCGATTATGAAGGACGCGATGCTCCGGCACCACGAGGAACTGATCGAGGTATCCTACAGCATTTGCCGCTGGCACCATGAGCGGTACGATGGGCGCGGCTATCCGGACCGCCTGAAAGGCGACGATATCCCGATCGAAGCGCAGGTGGTCGCGCTGGCCGATGTGTACGATGCGCTGACGAGCGAACGCGTTTACAAGGCGGCGTATTCGCACGAGACCGCGCTGAACATGATCCTTGGCGGCGAGTGCGGTACGTTTAACCCGCTGCTGATGGATTGCCTGCGGCAAGTCGCGCCTTTTCTGAAGGAAGAACTGCGCCTGCATTCGCAGGGCGAGGTGAACGAGGAAAATATACGCGCGCTGTCCAGCCAGATATTGACGGGCAAGAAGATATCCAGCCGCACGCTGTCCCTTTTGGAGCAGGAGCGGACGAAATATCAGTTCTTTGCCTCGATGTCCAACGAAATTCAGTTTGAGTACAACTACCATACCGACGTGCTGACGATGTCTGAATGGGGCGCGCGGCAGTTGGGACTGAGCATGCTGATCGAGCATCCGGCGGAGAACGCCGAGATGCGGCGTGTGTTCCGCGAGGCCGACTATCAGGACCTGCGCGACCGGCTGCGCAGCGCCACGCCCGACCGGCCGATCGCCAAAGCTTCCTACCGGCTGCATGTAGGCGGGCAGGAACGCTGGTTCAAGGCCGTGGCGCGCCCGCTGTGGGAGAATGAGAGCAGCGGCGAGGTCGTCGGCGCGATCGGCAAGTTCGTGGATATCCACGAAGAGCAAACGCAGCTTGCGCGCTTACAAGAGCTCGCGGCCAAGAACGACGCGGCGCTGACCCAGAAAAACTGA
- a CDS encoding Hpt domain-containing protein, with translation MTIKECYESMGADYEDVRRRLMSDDRIARFLRMFKGDLSFATLTDAMQSGNAEEAFRAAHSLKGICMNLSLTKLQNAAAALTEALRGGLITPDAETLYDRAKETYEETIRCIACCVNA, from the coding sequence ATGACGATAAAAGAATGTTATGAAAGCATGGGCGCGGATTACGAGGACGTGCGCCGCCGCCTGATGAGCGATGACCGGATCGCCCGTTTTCTCCGTATGTTTAAGGGAGATTTGAGCTTTGCAACCCTGACGGACGCCATGCAGAGCGGCAACGCGGAAGAAGCGTTCCGCGCCGCCCACTCGCTGAAGGGCATTTGCATGAACCTGTCGCTGACAAAGCTGCAGAACGCTGCCGCGGCGCTTACCGAGGCGCTGCGCGGGGGCTTGATCACACCCGATGCGGAGACCCTTTACGACCGGGCGAAGGAGACCTATGAAGAAACGATCCGGTGCATTGCATGCTGCGTGAACGCCTGA
- a CDS encoding putative bifunctional diguanylate cyclase/phosphodiesterase, with the protein MKRFLKVGLISLFLSLILLGSITVSAIVRMQSNGRLINYVGIVRGATQRLIKLELMGQPNDDTLEYLDNILRELNGAQGEYGLPTPDDAAYQQNLAKLSAMWDEVKREIYAHRSGAATHEELLTLSEAYFDQANDTVFAAEAYSARMTRQLMIICVGMLLVMLVTWAFIFWASSQKLLTLENTNRKLSDLTRRDTLTGVYVLSAFKERAQQLIDSEKLVKYAIVYTDFADFKYINDVFGYAYGDSVLSRYSEMLLAELDERELCGRVSADNFVLLLHYQNKEEVAVRQRRVDHLITEFMHASNYRQSLPTCCGICCIEDVVEKLTIDGLLDRANFARKTVKNGTNHNYVYYNESIRQRLREEKNIENRMLEALERREFTVHYQPKVDLKTRRVGCAEALVRWRTEDGGIIPPDRFIPVFEQKFMIDQLDRYVLEDVCRSLRRMMDEGKPVCPVSVNVSRIQFYDQNFVRRYVEIRDKYRIPPALLEIEFTESIVFDNAGLMLNIVQDLKAHGFSCSIDDFGKGYSSLSLLKDLPVDVVKIDSFFFTDGADHTRDLALVQGIVELLQKFHIHTVAEGIEEMDQVKYLTEIGCDYVQGYVFYRPMPQPEFESLLIKESKENHAQ; encoded by the coding sequence TTGAAGCGGTTCTTAAAGGTGGGCCTAATCAGTTTATTCCTATCGCTCATCCTGCTCGGCAGTATCACGGTGAGCGCCATCGTGCGGATGCAGTCGAACGGCAGGCTGATCAACTACGTCGGTATCGTTCGCGGCGCGACGCAGCGGCTGATCAAGCTGGAACTGATGGGCCAGCCGAATGACGATACGCTGGAATATCTGGACAATATCTTGCGCGAGCTGAACGGAGCGCAGGGCGAATACGGCCTGCCGACGCCGGACGACGCCGCTTACCAGCAAAACCTCGCCAAGCTCAGCGCAATGTGGGACGAGGTAAAACGAGAAATCTATGCGCACCGCAGTGGCGCGGCGACCCACGAGGAGCTGCTGACCCTGAGCGAAGCATATTTTGATCAGGCGAACGATACGGTATTCGCAGCCGAGGCGTATTCAGCCAGAATGACGCGGCAGCTGATGATCATCTGCGTTGGGATGCTGCTGGTCATGTTGGTCACGTGGGCGTTTATTTTCTGGGCTTCCTCGCAAAAGCTGCTGACGCTGGAAAACACCAACCGCAAATTGAGCGACTTGACCCGCCGCGACACGCTGACGGGCGTATATGTGCTCAGTGCGTTCAAGGAACGAGCGCAGCAGTTGATTGACAGCGAAAAATTGGTAAAATACGCGATCGTCTATACCGATTTCGCGGATTTTAAATACATAAACGATGTGTTCGGCTATGCCTACGGCGACAGCGTGCTGTCGCGGTACAGCGAAATGCTTTTGGCCGAGCTGGACGAGAGGGAACTGTGCGGTCGCGTGTCGGCGGATAATTTTGTACTGCTGCTGCATTATCAAAATAAGGAAGAGGTCGCCGTCAGACAGCGCCGCGTCGACCATCTGATCACCGAGTTTATGCACGCCTCGAACTATCGCCAGTCGCTGCCGACTTGCTGCGGCATTTGCTGCATCGAAGACGTGGTCGAAAAGCTGACCATCGACGGTCTGCTTGATCGCGCGAATTTTGCGCGCAAAACGGTTAAAAACGGTACCAACCATAATTATGTGTACTACAACGAAAGCATCCGGCAGCGTCTGCGGGAAGAGAAGAACATAGAAAACCGTATGCTGGAAGCGCTGGAACGCCGCGAGTTTACGGTTCATTACCAGCCCAAGGTCGATTTAAAGACTAGACGGGTGGGGTGCGCGGAAGCGCTGGTGCGCTGGCGGACGGAGGATGGCGGTATCATCCCGCCCGATCGCTTCATCCCGGTATTCGAGCAAAAGTTCATGATCGACCAGCTGGACCGCTATGTGCTGGAAGACGTGTGCCGCAGCCTGCGCCGCATGATGGACGAAGGCAAGCCTGTGTGCCCGGTTTCGGTGAATGTTTCGCGCATTCAGTTTTATGACCAAAACTTTGTACGGCGCTATGTGGAGATCCGGGACAAGTACCGCATCCCGCCCGCGCTGCTGGAAATTGAATTTACCGAATCGATCGTATTTGATAACGCCGGGCTGATGCTGAACATCGTGCAGGATTTGAAGGCGCACGGCTTTTCCTGCTCGATCGATGATTTTGGCAAGGGCTATTCCTCGCTGAGCCTGCTCAAGGACCTGCCGGTGGATGTGGTCAAGATAGACAGCTTTTTCTTCACCGACGGCGCCGACCACACGCGTGATCTGGCGCTGGTGCAGGGTATCGTGGAGCTGCTGCAAAAGTTCCATATCCACACCGTGGCGGAGGGCATCGAGGAAATGGATCAGGTCAAATATCTAACGGAGATCGGCTGCGATTATGTGCAGGGCTATGTATTTTACCGCCCCATGCCGCAGCCGGAGTTTGAGAGCCTGCTGATAAAAGAAAGCAAGGAGAATCACGCACAATGA
- a CDS encoding ATP-binding protein — protein MGIQNDAAQAERREAAKALASRLMHMHYCDGNSTGVAAYFAPQFTWLGAGEDQYLVGREAALDIFTRFEGAIPKCDIWDEEYDVIEPSPGLYVVSGRMWVATAPDVGMYLKVHQRVTIVLQQTDGGLRCAHIHCSNPYEDLVEEELFPEKIGKQSYEYVQERLKALEAQALQQNRQMDVVLSSVAGGLKISRDDATYSFAFVSEEAAALFGYTVEEFMAVTGGTAVGAVYPPDLEQALADCEEAFRDGGLAYATRYRVRCKDGSLKWVLDSGKKARDANGHWMVNSLYLDVTRAEEDAQRLREQTQLLTSIYDTVPCGIIRFVRRADGTYELISLNRAALSLLGYENQEAGVRDWHDGVLGTVLSEDQAMLRDTYLLLRELGDRQDRSYRALLRDGTLRWLDGTNMVVDRTPEGDLVIQRTLIDITERKTLQQQLEQEQEMYRVAMESSRDAMFEYLMDSDTFISYEPKPGQGVERRALRDYSKLLLDERFMHPEDAPLVRDNICNGRAGIFEVRVVTPHSAPGAYRWHRISSRLIEHDGRPCRVVGTIRNIHSMKETLSESSERLHMSQSALQAISGVYISIFYVNLSEDQYYAVRLPQARDSLSFPRAGCYSKDLCTYLLPYVEEGSRAEVGRACDRQRLLDEVSRAGGHTEVEFRQVQEDGAGVSWLRLEVHPVSMENAETKTAIVTLRNITGEKQQALERQAEEKMAKQALEEAYEGAQRAGRAKSEFLSRMSHDIRTPMNAIIGMASIAEKQLEDHEKTADCLNKILISGKHLLGLINEVLDMSKIESGNISLDESTFMLDDTLHTVAQIVRPDVERKHQLFETHGMVRSNAVCGDAMRVQQILINLLSNAVKYTGEGGRISLSVEEKLSGERGVGCFEFIVEDNGIGIPPAFIDKLFTPFERAADTRVSEVQGTGLGLAITHNLVQMMSGTIRVESRLEEGTRFIVTLFLKLAEKEAASEPSCDGNDACETAFAPDTRILLVEDNELNREIAQELLGMSGLQIVCAANGRQAVERFSAAPPNTYALILMDIQMPVMDGYEATRAIRAMAAAGRPDGGSIPIIALTANAFADDAYRARQAGMNEHVTKPLEIDRLMETLHRWID, from the coding sequence TTGGGGATTCAGAATGACGCGGCGCAGGCCGAACGCCGGGAGGCGGCGAAGGCCCTAGCAAGCCGATTGATGCACATGCACTACTGCGACGGTAACTCGACCGGCGTGGCCGCTTATTTTGCCCCGCAGTTCACTTGGCTGGGCGCCGGCGAGGATCAATACCTTGTGGGACGAGAAGCTGCGCTGGATATCTTCACCCGATTTGAAGGCGCGATCCCAAAGTGCGATATCTGGGACGAGGAATATGATGTGATCGAACCGTCGCCGGGATTGTATGTGGTATCCGGCCGCATGTGGGTGGCTACCGCGCCCGATGTGGGAATGTACCTAAAGGTGCACCAGCGGGTGACGATCGTTTTACAGCAAACAGACGGAGGCCTGCGCTGCGCGCATATTCATTGCTCCAACCCGTACGAGGATCTGGTCGAAGAAGAGCTGTTTCCGGAGAAGATCGGCAAACAATCCTACGAATATGTGCAGGAACGTCTCAAAGCGCTGGAAGCGCAGGCGCTACAGCAAAACCGGCAGATGGATGTGGTGCTGTCATCCGTTGCGGGCGGCCTCAAGATCAGTCGGGATGATGCTACCTATTCCTTTGCCTTTGTCAGCGAGGAAGCCGCCGCATTGTTCGGCTACACGGTGGAGGAGTTCATGGCCGTTACGGGCGGTACCGCGGTGGGGGCCGTTTATCCGCCCGATTTGGAGCAGGCCCTCGCGGATTGCGAAGAAGCGTTTCGGGACGGCGGTCTTGCCTATGCCACGCGCTATCGGGTCCGCTGCAAGGACGGCAGCCTAAAATGGGTGCTGGATAGCGGCAAGAAAGCGCGTGACGCAAACGGGCATTGGATGGTCAACAGCCTGTATCTGGATGTGACCCGCGCGGAAGAGGACGCACAGCGCCTGCGGGAACAGACGCAGCTGTTAACCAGCATTTACGATACGGTGCCCTGCGGCATCATCCGCTTTGTCCGCCGCGCGGACGGCACTTACGAGCTGATCTCGCTCAACCGGGCGGCGCTGTCCCTCTTAGGCTATGAAAACCAAGAGGCGGGGGTTCGCGACTGGCACGACGGCGTGCTGGGCACGGTGCTGTCGGAGGATCAGGCCATGCTGCGCGATACCTATTTGCTTCTGCGGGAGCTGGGCGACCGACAGGACCGGTCCTACCGCGCGCTGTTGCGCGACGGAACGCTCCGCTGGCTGGACGGCACCAATATGGTGGTAGATCGTACGCCGGAGGGCGATCTGGTGATCCAGCGCACGCTGATCGATATCACGGAGCGTAAGACGCTGCAGCAGCAGCTCGAACAGGAGCAGGAGATGTACCGCGTGGCGATGGAATCCAGCCGCGACGCCATGTTTGAGTACCTGATGGATTCGGATACCTTCATCAGCTATGAACCAAAGCCGGGGCAGGGGGTGGAGCGCCGGGCGCTGCGCGACTACTCGAAGCTTTTGCTGGACGAACGCTTTATGCACCCGGAGGACGCGCCGCTGGTGCGCGACAATATCTGCAACGGCCGGGCCGGTATCTTTGAGGTTCGCGTGGTCACGCCGCACTCGGCGCCCGGCGCCTATCGCTGGCATCGGATCAGCAGCCGGCTGATCGAGCATGACGGAAGGCCCTGCCGTGTGGTGGGCACGATCCGCAATATCCACAGCATGAAGGAAACGCTTTCGGAAAGCAGCGAGCGCTTGCATATGAGCCAATCAGCCCTACAAGCGATCAGCGGCGTTTATATCAGTATATTTTACGTGAACCTATCCGAGGATCAATACTATGCGGTACGCCTGCCGCAGGCGCGGGACAGCCTGTCCTTCCCGCGCGCAGGCTGTTATTCCAAAGATCTTTGCACCTACCTTTTACCCTATGTCGAAGAGGGTTCGCGCGCCGAGGTGGGCCGCGCTTGCGACCGGCAGCGGCTGCTGGACGAAGTCTCGCGCGCGGGAGGACACACCGAGGTGGAGTTCCGGCAGGTGCAGGAGGACGGGGCAGGGGTCTCGTGGCTGCGGTTGGAGGTCCACCCCGTATCGATGGAGAACGCGGAGACCAAAACCGCTATCGTCACGCTGCGCAACATAACCGGAGAGAAGCAGCAGGCGCTGGAACGGCAAGCGGAAGAGAAAATGGCCAAGCAGGCGCTGGAAGAAGCGTACGAGGGCGCGCAGCGCGCGGGCCGCGCCAAATCCGAGTTTTTGTCCCGCATGAGCCACGATATCCGCACGCCGATGAACGCGATCATTGGCATGGCTTCCATTGCGGAAAAACAGCTGGAGGACCACGAGAAGACCGCCGATTGCCTGAACAAGATCCTGATTTCCGGCAAGCACCTGTTGGGGCTGATCAACGAGGTGCTGGATATGTCGAAGATCGAATCCGGCAACATCAGTTTGGACGAAAGCACCTTTATGCTGGACGATACGCTGCACACGGTCGCGCAGATCGTCCGGCCGGATGTGGAGCGTAAGCACCAGCTATTTGAGACCCATGGCATGGTGCGCAGCAACGCGGTTTGCGGGGACGCCATGCGCGTGCAGCAGATCCTGATCAACCTGCTCTCCAACGCGGTTAAATACACCGGCGAGGGCGGCCGCATCTCCCTGTCGGTCGAGGAAAAACTGTCCGGCGAACGAGGGGTGGGCTGCTTTGAGTTTATCGTCGAGGACAATGGCATCGGTATTCCGCCGGCGTTTATCGACAAGCTGTTCACACCGTTCGAGCGGGCGGCCGATACCCGGGTGAGCGAGGTACAGGGCACCGGTCTGGGCCTTGCCATCACGCATAATTTGGTGCAGATGATGAGCGGCACCATTCGGGTGGAAAGCCGGCTGGAAGAGGGAACGCGCTTTATCGTTACCTTGTTTCTCAAGCTGGCGGAGAAGGAAGCGGCATCCGAGCCGTCCTGCGACGGGAATGATGCGTGTGAAACGGCTTTCGCGCCGGACACCCGCATCCTCTTGGTGGAGGATAACGAACTCAACCGCGAGATCGCGCAGGAGCTTCTGGGCATGTCGGGGCTGCAAATCGTATGCGCGGCCAATGGGAGGCAGGCGGTGGAACGCTTTTCCGCCGCCCCGCCCAACACCTACGCGCTGATCCTGATGGATATACAGATGCCCGTGATGGATGGCTATGAAGCCACCCGGGCGATCCGCGCCATGGCCGCAGCGGGCCGGCCGGACGGGGGGAGTATTCCCATTATCGCCCTGACTGCGAACGCTTTTGCGGACGACGCGTACCGCGCGCGGCAGGCGGGCATGAACGAGCACGTGACCAAGCCGCTTGAGATCGACCGGCTGATGGAGACCCTGCACCGCTGGATCGATTGA
- a CDS encoding phage holin, protein MNWKLRLRNPVVWVQITLGAFATALAYGGLTAASMVTWADVWNVVVGAAKSPYCLFVIVSNIWNALNDPTTPGMADCRRVMELERPQARS, encoded by the coding sequence ATGAACTGGAAGCTGCGGCTGAGGAACCCGGTGGTTTGGGTTCAGATCACGCTGGGCGCGTTTGCGACGGCGTTGGCCTATGGCGGCTTGACCGCCGCCAGCATGGTGACTTGGGCGGATGTATGGAATGTTGTCGTCGGCGCCGCGAAAAGCCCTTATTGCCTGTTTGTGATCGTATCGAATATTTGGAACGCGCTGAACGATCCAACGACTCCCGGTATGGCGGATTGCCGTAGGGTGATGGAACTGGAGCGGCCGCAGGCGCGGAGCTGA